One window from the genome of Mucilaginibacter ginsenosidivorans encodes:
- a CDS encoding OmpA family protein has product MRVHRNTILALILAGVTGLFAFSANPGRSIKNKTYYPAKLSSTALAAMKLKNIEFGFDKEGVPENRTSELDKVAKLMIDNNASIKISGYADNVGAYVYNWKLSERRAKAVKAYLVSKGCDSTRIATTEFGETHPIASNKTAEGRQKNRRAEMKFAL; this is encoded by the coding sequence ATGAGAGTACATCGCAACACTATCCTTGCGCTCATCCTCGCGGGGGTGACAGGCTTGTTCGCATTTTCAGCAAATCCGGGCAGATCGATCAAAAACAAAACTTATTATCCGGCAAAATTATCTTCAACGGCACTCGCTGCGATGAAGCTAAAAAATATTGAATTCGGGTTCGACAAGGAAGGAGTACCCGAAAACCGCACTTCGGAACTGGACAAGGTTGCAAAGCTGATGATCGACAACAACGCTTCGATCAAAATAAGCGGCTATGCTGACAACGTCGGCGCGTATGTATACAATTGGAAACTATCCGAACGAAGGGCCAAAGCAGTTAAGGCTTACCTGGTGAGTAAGGGATGCGACTCTACCCGCATAGCCACAACCGAGTTTGGCGAAACTCATCCCATAGCTTCTAATAAGACCGCAGAAGGCCGTCAGAAAAACAGGCGTGCAGAAATGAAGTTTGCACTTTAA
- the pstS gene encoding phosphate ABC transporter substrate-binding protein PstS: protein MTRSKFLIRALYLCSVGSVLFFASCGGNGGNGQKSDSTSTAGNGSSTGLLGAGSTFVYPLFSKMFAEYEKSHNIKVNYQSIGSGGGILQLTNKTVDFGGSDAPLNDEQSQKIGVPVLHIPMASGAAVITYNIPELNKSLKITPQVIASIYLGKITNWNDKQIAAANPDAKLPDLRIVVIHRSDGSGTSFIWTDYLSKVSEEWNKKVGRATAVNWPAGLGGKGNEGVTGLIKQTPGAIGYVELAYAIQNKMPVAQVQNQSGKFITPDLSSITASSNINLPADAKVSLTNTTNPDGYPISSFTWALIYKEQKYDNRSEQKAKELLDLLWWNIHEGQKDCEPLNYAKLSESAVKVAENILKSATYDGKPIL, encoded by the coding sequence ATGACCAGGTCAAAATTTTTAATTCGCGCACTTTACCTGTGCAGCGTCGGCAGTGTATTGTTTTTTGCCTCGTGCGGGGGCAATGGCGGTAACGGCCAAAAGAGTGACAGTACCTCAACCGCCGGTAATGGCTCGTCTACGGGACTATTAGGTGCAGGCAGCACGTTCGTTTACCCATTGTTTTCAAAAATGTTTGCCGAGTATGAAAAGTCGCATAACATCAAGGTAAATTACCAGTCTATCGGCTCTGGCGGCGGTATACTGCAGCTAACAAACAAGACGGTCGATTTTGGCGGTTCCGATGCCCCGTTGAATGACGAACAAAGCCAGAAGATAGGTGTTCCCGTATTGCATATTCCAATGGCCTCAGGCGCCGCTGTTATAACTTATAATATTCCGGAACTGAACAAATCGTTAAAAATAACGCCGCAAGTAATTGCTTCCATTTATCTCGGAAAGATCACAAACTGGAATGATAAGCAAATTGCCGCTGCAAACCCGGATGCAAAATTGCCCGACCTAAGGATTGTGGTCATTCACCGTTCTGACGGCAGCGGAACAAGTTTCATCTGGACCGATTACCTGTCGAAAGTTAGCGAGGAATGGAATAAAAAAGTGGGAAGAGCAACCGCGGTTAACTGGCCGGCAGGCCTGGGTGGCAAAGGGAACGAAGGTGTAACAGGTTTAATTAAACAAACCCCTGGTGCAATTGGCTATGTTGAATTGGCTTATGCCATCCAGAACAAGATGCCGGTGGCCCAGGTTCAAAACCAGTCGGGTAAATTCATTACACCCGATCTTTCATCAATAACTGCCTCAAGCAATATAAACTTACCTGCTGACGCTAAAGTTTCGCTAACCAACACAACCAATCCTGATGGCTACCCGATAAGCAGTTTTACGTGGGCGCTAATTTATAAGGAGCAAAAATATGACAACCGCTCGGAGCAAAAAGCTAAGGAACTATTGGACCTGTTGTGGTGGAACATCCACGAAGGGCAAAAAGACTGTGAGCCTTTAAACTATGCAAAGCTTTCGGAAAGCGCTGTTAAAGTAGCCGAAAATATTTTAAAATCAGCCACTTATGACGGAAAACCCATCTTGTAA
- a CDS encoding MFS transporter, whose translation MSHSAKPVHPELTNSLLWVMTIATGLIVANLYYNQPLLVLMAKSYHVSISKIEEVATVTQLGYAAGMLFLAPLADMIRRKRLIMLCLSLAIVALLGAAIAPNVNMLILASFLVGVFSLVPQLLVPMTAHLAKPAERGRKIGFVMSGLLIGILLSRTLSGIVGKYFGWEAMFYIAAGVMVVIWIMLFFMLPEVEPEYKGKYGALMSSLITLIREEPALRIAALRGALCFACFMAFWTSLAALMHDNFGKGSDITGLFGLFGAAGALAAGVMGRLSDRMDAYKLSTVTLFLIIVSFVIFIFSGYSFVGLIIGVIVLDMGVQATHISNQSLIFSLKPEARNRINTVYMVTYFIGGSLGTYITSFAWDAYKWTGVCVVGILLSTIAIVFHLLNQKTIHQIRQRV comes from the coding sequence ATGTCGCATTCTGCAAAGCCTGTCCATCCCGAACTAACAAATTCCCTTTTATGGGTAATGACCATTGCGACCGGCCTTATAGTGGCGAATCTTTATTATAATCAGCCTTTGCTGGTGCTGATGGCAAAGTCGTACCACGTTAGCATATCAAAAATAGAAGAGGTTGCAACGGTAACCCAACTGGGATATGCAGCTGGCATGTTATTCCTGGCGCCGCTGGCGGATATGATCAGGCGTAAACGTTTGATCATGCTTTGCCTGTCGCTGGCTATAGTCGCTTTGTTGGGTGCGGCGATAGCACCAAATGTTAATATGCTTATACTTGCAAGTTTCCTGGTGGGCGTATTTTCATTGGTTCCGCAGTTACTGGTGCCGATGACCGCTCACCTTGCCAAACCCGCCGAACGTGGCAGGAAGATAGGTTTTGTAATGAGCGGTTTGCTGATCGGCATCCTGTTGTCGCGGACCCTTAGCGGAATAGTAGGGAAATATTTCGGGTGGGAGGCCATGTTCTATATTGCAGCCGGCGTAATGGTGGTTATCTGGATAATGCTGTTTTTTATGCTGCCCGAGGTTGAGCCCGAATACAAGGGGAAATATGGGGCTTTAATGAGTTCGCTGATCACGCTGATCAGGGAAGAACCCGCGCTCCGTATCGCTGCACTACGGGGTGCATTGTGCTTTGCCTGCTTCATGGCTTTCTGGACTTCGTTAGCCGCATTGATGCACGATAATTTCGGCAAAGGCAGCGACATAACAGGTTTGTTCGGGCTTTTTGGCGCTGCCGGCGCCCTTGCAGCCGGGGTTATGGGCAGGCTGAGCGATAGAATGGACGCCTATAAGTTATCCACTGTTACATTATTTCTTATTATTGTTTCTTTCGTCATCTTTATTTTTTCAGGTTATAGTTTCGTCGGCCTCATCATCGGTGTCATCGTGCTTGATATGGGTGTGCAGGCCACTCATATTTCTAACCAGTCACTTATTTTTTCTCTGAAGCCCGAGGCCCGTAATCGTATTAACACCGTTTATATGGTAACTTATTTTATTGGCGGCAGCCTGGGCACTTACATTACTAGCTTTGCCTGGGACGCGTATAAATGGACAGGGGTTTGTGTTGTCGGGATATTGTTGTCAACCATTGCTATCGTTTTTCACCTGCTTAACCAGAAAACTATACACCAGATAAGACAACGTGTATAG
- a CDS encoding Ig-like domain-containing protein, with product MKNSLLVFLLMFAAIRGYGQCTLKVSISSSGPAICSGSSVVLTASASAGTAPYTFVWSTGETTTSISVNKPGTYTVTVKDQTAGCQAVKQSISIVSATAPNAPTVKDVVVCPNSAATLNATAPGGTYQWYDAAVGGNFLATGATYVTPPISTPTTFYVETTLNGCTSSRSAVNVTLPSTPPTLGATVCSGDPATLVAGGGGTYAWYASAAGGTVLGTGSSFTTPPLVSTTTYYVVVTSPTGCVSSPIPVRATVTPPPQAPTASGATICAGNVVSLHASVSSGIIDWFDVPTGGTSLISSPDFTTPVLNTTTTYYVQTTLNTCTSPRTPVTVVVNPVPSNPTIADVTTCSGTSAVLTPTGPGGTYNWYSAAVGGTLLATGTSYTTPVLTNPATYYVAASNGGCTSGRVPVTVNITPAPQPPSASGIVICPGNTATLTASGSTGSYAWYSIPTGGSSLSNNATFTTPVLNANTTYYVETTVNGCTSTRTPVTVTMLPTPAAPTAPGVTVCSGDVASLAVTAPSGNYAWYDAATGGNLLVTGSAYVTPPLVSTTTYYVESVSANGCSSTRTAVTATVTPPPAAPSAGGASICPGSSTTLTATATGTVSWYDAAVGGNLLATGNSFTTPALNRNTTYYIEQAVGTCVSPRASVTVSMITIPSPQFKYSSGTFCKTGVNPSPTINNPAGGVFSASPAGLVFVSTVTGQINLAASASGTYTISFFGGGTCPTTTTADVTITSSPNAQFSYGTLCQNSGTAFPIFPVGASAGVFSSSGGIVFLNNTTGEINIAASTPGVHNITNTIPASGTCPATSFTLPVTVDPTAVVSAGPNQVVPFGTPVTLAGSVSGGASTGTWSGGAGSFSNPNQLNAVYSPAPGETTVTLTLTSADPPGSCGPKTDQMVITIRPQPAAPTITGTNICSGDVATLTPTAPGGTYAWYDALTGGTLLFTGSSFQTPALVSNTTYYVQTTLNGATSTRSAVTVTINAAPAVPTAAGTNVCSGTQATLTASGSTGSYRWYDAATGGNLLSAGATYTTTPLTVPASFYVEAVGTCTSARLKVDVGINPVPVVNSASAGSVCSGSALNYTITSNVPGTTFTWSRAAVANISNPAVSGQTSTDITETLINTSTSPVNVTYVITPDANGCPGTPFNYVVTVNPAPVVTSASAVAVCDETAINYDITFNSPGVSFSWSRAVVPGISNAAISGQRATTIRESLFNTTDQPVDVIYVITYSSGGCTGLTFNLTVTVNPSVVVTSSAADIACSGDPQSYNITSNVPTATYSWGRAAVAGISNPAVSGQTSSSITEALINTTNAPVKVIYLIVPMANGCPGTQFKYTVTVNPGVPVPVANVNSPICIGSTINLQSPIVSKATYNWSGPNGFSSNLQNPTIPNATAANAGVYSLFITVNGCNSVTVNTAPVVINPPPVADAGPDQTICTTAASAQLAGSVTGGTTTGIWSTAGTGTFSPAPNVLNALYLPSAADVAAGSVKLTLASTSKDDCNVSVSSMTITFKSPVVTSAATGAICNGTAQNYTITSDFPTATFSWSRAAVSGISNPAVSGQTTSTITETLINPGAAPVDVIYSITPINNGCAGLPFNYTVTVNPTPATPVATANSPLCVNGSLGLRTDPVVNATYTWTGPNGFSSNRQNPTISNVTMAAAGVYTLYITVNGCVSPSGSVNVVVDQPSTADAGPDQTLCPVNATVQLHGAVTGGTITTGVWSTSGTGTFPAGPNVLDGTYVASAQDVQAGSVTLTLATNSTDGCAISTSSMTVRFQLLTAVTAGPNQSICSQGGAALNGQITIPGGGVWTSSGTGTFNPSASQLNATYIPSAADIAAGSVVLTLTANAPGQCYVPSDKLTIQILPPPTVNAGGTVYVLKGHTVTLNPTVSDENVTYSWSPDIDISSTTVKNPVVTGSVDRSYLLVVTDSRGCVAQDFVNIVVSPEIVIPNTFTPNGDGINDQWNIQGLVAYQQASVDVFDRYGQKVFHSIGYGTAWDGTFKNQQVPYGVYYYIIDPKFSGLHTISGYVTVVR from the coding sequence ATGAAGAACAGTTTACTCGTATTCCTGCTAATGTTTGCAGCTATTCGCGGGTATGGCCAGTGTACGCTTAAAGTGAGCATATCTTCATCAGGGCCGGCAATCTGTTCTGGCAGTAGTGTCGTGCTTACGGCATCGGCTTCCGCGGGGACCGCCCCGTATACATTTGTTTGGAGCACAGGCGAAACAACTACTTCGATAAGTGTTAATAAACCCGGAACATATACGGTAACAGTTAAAGATCAAACAGCAGGGTGCCAGGCCGTAAAGCAAAGCATTTCTATTGTATCCGCTACGGCGCCTAATGCACCAACCGTAAAGGATGTAGTAGTTTGCCCTAATAGCGCGGCAACCCTTAACGCAACCGCTCCGGGCGGTACGTACCAATGGTATGATGCGGCTGTCGGGGGTAATTTTTTGGCAACAGGGGCCACTTATGTTACACCACCCATCAGCACACCTACAACATTTTATGTTGAAACCACCTTAAACGGTTGTACAAGCTCGCGGTCGGCCGTAAATGTTACTTTGCCCAGTACGCCACCCACCCTTGGCGCGACAGTTTGCTCAGGCGACCCCGCAACCTTAGTGGCCGGCGGCGGCGGTACGTATGCGTGGTATGCATCCGCAGCAGGGGGGACGGTACTTGGCACAGGTTCGAGTTTCACTACGCCGCCGCTGGTTAGCACTACTACTTATTATGTCGTGGTAACAAGCCCAACCGGTTGTGTAAGTTCGCCGATCCCGGTAAGGGCCACCGTAACACCACCACCGCAGGCACCTACGGCATCGGGTGCAACAATTTGCGCAGGTAATGTAGTAAGCCTGCATGCAAGCGTTTCATCAGGTATTATCGACTGGTTCGATGTGCCTACAGGCGGTACATCGCTGATATCAAGCCCGGATTTTACTACTCCTGTGCTTAATACCACCACTACCTACTACGTACAAACAACTTTAAATACCTGTACAAGCCCGCGTACCCCCGTTACGGTTGTAGTAAACCCGGTACCATCAAACCCTACCATCGCCGATGTTACTACCTGCTCGGGTACGAGTGCCGTACTAACACCAACCGGTCCGGGCGGAACCTATAACTGGTATAGCGCCGCTGTAGGCGGCACCCTGCTGGCCACGGGTACTTCTTATACTACCCCTGTTTTAACCAACCCGGCAACTTATTATGTTGCCGCATCAAACGGAGGTTGTACCAGCGGACGCGTGCCGGTAACCGTTAATATAACGCCTGCTCCGCAGCCACCATCCGCATCGGGTATAGTAATATGCCCGGGCAACACCGCGACACTAACGGCCAGCGGGTCCACCGGGTCCTACGCCTGGTACAGTATTCCGACAGGTGGCAGCTCATTATCAAATAATGCCACTTTTACTACGCCTGTACTTAACGCAAATACCACCTATTATGTAGAAACAACGGTCAACGGTTGTACAAGTACACGTACGCCCGTTACCGTAACAATGTTACCAACCCCGGCAGCGCCGACGGCGCCCGGCGTAACTGTATGTTCGGGCGATGTAGCTTCATTAGCCGTGACAGCGCCGAGCGGAAACTATGCCTGGTACGACGCCGCCACCGGCGGAAACCTGCTGGTAACCGGTTCTGCTTATGTTACACCGCCGCTTGTTTCTACTACTACCTATTACGTTGAAAGCGTATCGGCTAATGGGTGTTCAAGCACACGCACAGCGGTTACAGCAACGGTAACGCCGCCGCCCGCCGCGCCATCTGCCGGCGGTGCGTCAATTTGCCCGGGCTCAAGTACAACATTGACTGCCACTGCTACCGGTACAGTTTCCTGGTATGACGCCGCAGTAGGGGGCAATTTGCTTGCTACGGGCAATAGTTTTACTACGCCCGCGCTCAACAGGAACACTACTTATTATATTGAGCAGGCCGTGGGAACCTGCGTTAGCCCGAGAGCATCAGTTACGGTATCCATGATAACAATCCCCAGCCCGCAGTTTAAATACTCCTCGGGCACGTTTTGTAAAACCGGGGTTAATCCGTCGCCAACCATCAACAATCCAGCCGGGGGTGTTTTTAGTGCATCGCCTGCCGGACTTGTATTTGTAAGTACAGTAACCGGCCAGATCAATCTTGCCGCAAGCGCTTCAGGAACATATACGATCTCGTTCTTTGGCGGTGGTACCTGCCCGACAACCACCACGGCCGACGTAACGATAACCAGTTCTCCGAACGCCCAATTTTCGTATGGTACGCTATGCCAGAATTCAGGTACTGCTTTCCCGATCTTTCCGGTGGGAGCAAGCGCCGGTGTGTTTAGTTCGTCAGGCGGCATCGTATTTTTGAATAACACAACCGGCGAGATAAATATTGCCGCTTCCACACCGGGCGTGCACAATATCACCAATACGATACCCGCAAGCGGAACATGCCCGGCAACTTCATTTACTTTGCCTGTAACGGTCGACCCGACCGCAGTCGTTTCCGCCGGCCCTAACCAGGTGGTGCCCTTTGGTACACCGGTAACTTTAGCGGGCAGTGTATCAGGAGGGGCATCCACAGGAACATGGTCAGGCGGGGCAGGCTCTTTTTCAAATCCGAACCAACTCAACGCTGTTTACAGCCCTGCGCCCGGCGAGACAACGGTTACGCTTACGCTTACGTCGGCAGATCCGCCTGGCTCCTGCGGCCCGAAAACAGACCAGATGGTCATCACCATAAGGCCACAGCCGGCCGCGCCAACCATTACAGGTACAAATATTTGCTCGGGCGATGTAGCAACGCTTACACCAACAGCGCCCGGAGGTACTTACGCCTGGTATGACGCCCTAACAGGCGGCACCCTGTTGTTTACGGGGTCATCATTCCAGACGCCTGCGCTTGTTTCTAATACAACTTATTATGTGCAAACTACCTTGAACGGAGCGACCAGCACCAGGTCGGCAGTTACGGTAACCATTAATGCGGCGCCTGCTGTTCCTACGGCAGCCGGCACAAATGTTTGTTCGGGAACACAGGCCACCCTCACTGCAAGCGGATCGACCGGGAGTTATCGCTGGTACGATGCTGCAACCGGAGGAAATCTTCTGTCGGCCGGTGCCACTTATACAACCACGCCCCTTACGGTACCCGCAAGTTTTTACGTTGAGGCGGTTGGTACGTGCACAAGCGCCAGGCTAAAAGTAGATGTTGGTATTAACCCGGTACCGGTTGTGAACAGCGCATCCGCCGGTAGCGTGTGCAGTGGCTCGGCGCTCAACTATACCATTACATCTAACGTGCCGGGGACTACATTTACCTGGAGCCGGGCCGCAGTCGCCAATATCAGCAACCCGGCTGTTTCCGGGCAGACAAGTACTGATATAACAGAAACGCTTATCAATACAAGCACCAGCCCGGTAAACGTAACATATGTGATAACACCCGATGCAAACGGCTGCCCTGGTACCCCGTTCAATTACGTGGTTACCGTAAACCCGGCCCCGGTTGTTACCAGCGCCTCCGCTGTCGCTGTTTGCGACGAGACTGCTATAAATTATGATATTACATTCAACTCACCCGGCGTAAGCTTTAGCTGGAGCCGTGCGGTTGTGCCTGGAATAAGTAATGCGGCTATTTCGGGCCAAAGAGCGACCACCATACGCGAGAGTTTATTTAATACAACCGATCAGCCGGTCGATGTGATATATGTTATCACCTATTCGTCGGGCGGTTGTACCGGATTGACGTTTAACCTTACCGTTACAGTCAATCCATCCGTTGTGGTTACCAGCTCTGCTGCCGACATAGCCTGCAGCGGCGACCCGCAGTCGTATAATATCACATCAAATGTACCAACGGCAACCTATAGCTGGGGGCGTGCGGCAGTTGCCGGTATAAGTAACCCCGCTGTTTCTGGGCAAACCTCATCCTCCATCACCGAGGCTTTGATCAATACCACTAACGCGCCGGTAAAAGTTATTTACCTGATCGTACCCATGGCCAACGGTTGCCCGGGTACCCAGTTTAAATATACGGTAACTGTAAACCCGGGAGTACCTGTGCCGGTAGCAAATGTCAATTCGCCAATTTGCATAGGCAGCACAATTAACCTGCAAAGCCCCATAGTATCCAAGGCAACCTATAACTGGTCGGGCCCAAATGGGTTTTCCTCGAACCTGCAAAATCCGACCATTCCGAATGCTACCGCTGCCAACGCAGGCGTATATAGCTTATTTATCACCGTGAACGGCTGTAATAGTGTAACCGTTAATACTGCGCCGGTGGTGATCAATCCGCCACCTGTGGCCGATGCGGGCCCCGATCAAACCATTTGTACAACGGCAGCTTCGGCGCAACTTGCCGGTTCGGTAACAGGCGGTACTACCACCGGTATCTGGTCAACAGCCGGGACGGGTACATTCTCGCCCGCGCCGAATGTGCTGAACGCTTTGTACCTGCCCTCGGCTGCCGACGTGGCGGCAGGTTCAGTAAAACTTACGCTTGCATCCACCAGTAAGGACGACTGTAATGTTTCGGTGTCTTCAATGACCATCACCTTCAAATCGCCTGTTGTTACCAGTGCTGCAACAGGTGCGATATGCAATGGCACCGCACAGAATTATACCATAACATCTGATTTTCCTACTGCAACTTTTAGCTGGAGCCGGGCCGCCGTATCGGGCATAAGCAATCCCGCGGTGTCAGGGCAAACAACATCGACAATTACGGAGACATTAATTAACCCTGGCGCGGCGCCTGTAGATGTGATCTACTCCATCACGCCGATAAACAACGGCTGCGCCGGCTTGCCTTTTAATTATACGGTCACAGTAAACCCCACGCCGGCGACGCCCGTGGCGACTGCAAATTCTCCGCTTTGTGTTAACGGCTCGCTGGGTTTGCGTACCGATCCTGTGGTCAACGCGACTTATACCTGGACCGGTCCGAATGGATTTAGTTCGAACCGGCAAAATCCTACTATATCAAACGTAACAATGGCAGCTGCCGGCGTATATACGCTCTATATAACGGTTAATGGCTGTGTAAGTCCATCGGGCAGCGTAAATGTGGTTGTCGATCAGCCTTCAACCGCGGATGCGGGACCCGACCAAACCCTTTGCCCGGTAAATGCAACCGTTCAATTGCACGGAGCCGTTACCGGCGGCACTATAACGACGGGTGTGTGGTCGACCAGCGGAACGGGCACATTTCCGGCAGGGCCGAATGTGCTGGATGGTACTTATGTGGCTTCGGCACAGGATGTTCAGGCTGGCTCGGTGACACTTACATTAGCCACTAATAGTACCGATGGGTGCGCCATATCTACGTCGTCAATGACGGTCAGGTTCCAGTTGCTGACCGCTGTAACGGCCGGGCCCAATCAAAGCATCTGTTCACAGGGCGGAGCGGCCCTAAACGGCCAGATAACCATACCTGGCGGCGGCGTGTGGACCAGCTCGGGAACGGGAACATTTAACCCGTCGGCGTCGCAGCTAAATGCCACCTACATTCCAAGCGCCGCTGATATCGCCGCCGGGTCAGTAGTACTTACCCTTACGGCAAATGCGCCGGGGCAGTGTTATGTTCCGTCAGATAAATTGACGATCCAGATATTGCCGCCGCCTACGGTAAATGCAGGCGGTACGGTGTACGTGTTGAAAGGTCATACGGTCACGCTCAATCCCACGGTAAGCGATGAAAACGTGACTTATTCCTGGTCACCTGATATCGATATAAGCAGCACGACTGTGAAGAACCCTGTTGTAACAGGAAGTGTTGATCGTTCCTATTTACTGGTAGTAACGGATTCGCGCGGATGCGTTGCCCAGGATTTTGTAAACATCGTTGTATCGCCTGAGATCGTTATCCCGAATACTTTCACGCCGAATGGTGACGGGATAAATGACCAATGGAACATACAGGGATTAGTTGCTTATCAGCAGGCGAGCGTGGATGTATTTGACCGCTATGGCCAAAAGGTGTTCCACTCGATAGGATATGGGACGGCCTGGGACGGTACTTTCAAGAATCAGCAGGTGCCTTACGGCGTATATTACTATATCATCGATCCCAAATTCTCGGGCCTGCACACCATATCAGGCTACGTAACGGTAGTGCGTTGA